Proteins from a genomic interval of Streptomyces sp. NBC_01445:
- a CDS encoding TlpA family protein disulfide reductase: MTGLVVCVAVLAVASAFGLMQRRRSGRMKVRQGEAALGAAQLGEALGERATLVQFSSAFCAPCRATRRVLGEVAEMVPGVAHVEIDAEERLDLVRELGVLKTPTVLVLDAAGHIVRRASGQPRKADVIAALGEAV; encoded by the coding sequence ATGACCGGACTTGTGGTGTGTGTGGCCGTGCTCGCCGTGGCGAGCGCCTTCGGGCTGATGCAACGGCGGCGGAGCGGGAGGATGAAGGTGCGGCAGGGCGAAGCGGCGCTCGGAGCGGCGCAGTTGGGGGAGGCACTGGGGGAGCGGGCCACGCTCGTACAGTTCTCCAGCGCCTTCTGCGCCCCGTGCCGGGCCACCCGGCGCGTGCTCGGCGAAGTGGCCGAAATGGTTCCCGGCGTGGCCCATGTGGAGATCGACGCCGAGGAGCGGCTCGACCTCGTACGGGAACTCGGCGTCCTCAAGACGCCCACCGTGCTCGTCCTCGACGCGGCCGGACACATCGTGCGCCGCGCCTCGGGCCAGCCGCGCAAGGCCGACGTCATCGCCGCGCTCGGGGAGGCGGTCTGA
- a CDS encoding RNA-guided endonuclease InsQ/TnpB family protein: MKRQFGHRARLVLAAAQAAVLDAQGHAARATWNLLHDWWLMLPKAKRSLAVADAVIRQGRKDLDWLGVLPAQAAQAVLKTYFQAWKNCWEGRAQAPEFKARFRTRMSLDIPQGRDLHVVRVHRRWGMVNIPKLGRIRFRWTKDLPVGKHVGKDHRITGARLVKDTLGWHIAFRITTLAPASVPHSGPEVGIDAGIAVPLALSDGENIEHAPWLSKGEEERLLHHERRAARRKAYRKKGERASRRLQQTYDQIARIRATAKRRREDWQHKTTTSIAEVYGTVVVEALHITNMTRSAKGTVEAPGSQVAQKAGLNRSILGEAWGRTVQLLAYKVAHRGGILAEVLAPGTSQECHRCHTVTPGSRRNQAEFVCNNSACGWEGNADTNAARTVLHRYRTGHPLVPAAGRAVVRRAANGVKPATAR, encoded by the coding sequence GTGAAGCGGCAGTTCGGGCATCGTGCCCGGCTTGTGCTCGCCGCTGCCCAGGCGGCGGTCCTGGACGCTCAGGGGCATGCGGCCCGTGCCACGTGGAATCTTCTGCACGACTGGTGGCTGATGCTGCCCAAGGCCAAGCGGAGCCTCGCGGTAGCCGATGCGGTCATCCGTCAGGGCCGCAAAGACTTGGACTGGCTCGGTGTGCTGCCCGCGCAGGCCGCCCAGGCGGTGCTGAAGACCTACTTCCAGGCCTGGAAGAACTGCTGGGAGGGCCGGGCGCAGGCGCCGGAGTTCAAGGCCCGCTTCCGAACCCGGATGAGCCTTGACATTCCGCAGGGCCGCGACCTGCACGTGGTGCGGGTGCACCGGCGCTGGGGCATGGTCAACATCCCCAAGTTGGGCCGCATCCGTTTCCGCTGGACCAAGGATCTGCCCGTCGGCAAGCACGTCGGCAAGGACCATCGGATCACCGGTGCCCGGCTGGTCAAGGACACGCTGGGCTGGCACATCGCCTTCCGCATCACCACCCTGGCCCCAGCCTCTGTCCCGCACTCCGGGCCGGAGGTCGGCATCGACGCCGGGATCGCCGTCCCGCTCGCCCTGTCCGATGGCGAGAACATCGAGCACGCACCCTGGCTCAGCAAGGGGGAAGAAGAGCGGCTGCTGCACCACGAGCGGCGGGCTGCGCGCCGTAAGGCGTACCGCAAGAAGGGCGAGCGCGCCAGCCGCCGCCTGCAGCAGACGTACGACCAGATCGCTCGTATCCGCGCGACAGCCAAGCGTCGGCGCGAGGACTGGCAGCACAAGACCACCACCTCCATCGCCGAGGTGTACGGCACGGTGGTGGTCGAAGCACTGCACATTACGAACATGACCCGGTCCGCCAAGGGCACCGTCGAGGCGCCCGGCAGTCAGGTCGCGCAGAAGGCCGGTCTGAACCGCTCCATTCTCGGCGAGGCGTGGGGGCGAACCGTCCAGCTCCTGGCGTACAAGGTCGCCCACCGGGGCGGCATCCTGGCCGAGGTTCTTGCCCCGGGTACCTCGCAGGAATGCCATAGGTGCCACACGGTCACTCCCGGCAGCCGCAGGAACCAGGCCGAGTTCGTGTGCAACAACTCCGCGTGCGGCTGGGAAGGCAACGCCGACACCAACGCCGCCCGCACCGTGCTTCACCGATACCGGACGGGCCACCCGCTCGTCCCGGCTGCCGGGAGGGCAGTCGTCAGGCGCGCTGCCAACGGCGTCAAACCCGCCACCGCAAGGTAG
- a CDS encoding DUF6986 family protein, with amino-acid sequence MGQQEKVATSLAGAVSEGISASLAPVDAELERRYPGDPGTRQPVHTVYVPGEQFDADTIRTWGDKALAMLDEHAPDAASFASVLGLGDDLAEAVHTRVRAKLEREPVEDLRIDFEDGYKGADEDQDAARAARLVAEAYKNGTAAPYMGIRMKCMEAPVRDRGIRTLDIFLSSLMEAGGLPDGLVLTLPKVTYPEQVTAMVRLLEAFEKAHGLEAGRLGFEIQIETSQSILAADGTAAVARMIDAAEGRATGLHYGTFDYSACLGVSAAYQASDHPAADYAKAVMQVAAAGTGVRVSDGSTNVLPVGTTAKVHDAWRLHYGLTRRALARAYYQGWDMHPGHIPTRYAAVFAFYREGFESAAARLAAYAGHHEGGDVADEPATAKALAGYLLRGLDCGALDTGEVTRITGLTLARLQGFAGPRRGDLTAQER; translated from the coding sequence ATGGGTCAGCAAGAGAAGGTGGCAACGAGCCTCGCCGGTGCGGTCAGCGAGGGCATCAGCGCTTCCCTCGCCCCCGTGGACGCGGAGCTGGAGCGCCGCTACCCCGGAGACCCCGGCACCCGGCAGCCCGTCCACACCGTGTACGTCCCCGGTGAGCAGTTCGACGCCGACACCATTCGCACCTGGGGCGACAAGGCCCTGGCGATGCTCGACGAACACGCCCCGGACGCCGCCTCCTTCGCCTCCGTTCTCGGCCTGGGCGACGACCTCGCCGAGGCGGTCCACACACGCGTGCGCGCCAAGCTGGAGCGCGAGCCGGTCGAGGACCTACGCATCGACTTCGAGGACGGCTACAAGGGCGCCGACGAAGACCAGGACGCCGCCCGCGCGGCCCGGCTGGTCGCCGAGGCGTACAAGAACGGCACCGCCGCTCCGTACATGGGCATCCGCATGAAGTGCATGGAGGCGCCGGTACGCGACCGGGGCATCCGCACCCTCGACATCTTCCTGTCCAGCCTCATGGAGGCGGGCGGCCTCCCCGACGGGCTCGTCCTCACGCTCCCCAAGGTCACGTACCCGGAGCAAGTCACCGCCATGGTCCGGCTTCTGGAGGCCTTCGAGAAGGCGCACGGTCTCGAGGCCGGACGCCTCGGCTTCGAGATCCAGATCGAGACCAGCCAGTCCATCCTCGCCGCCGACGGCACCGCCGCCGTCGCCCGCATGATCGACGCCGCCGAGGGCCGCGCGACCGGACTGCACTACGGCACCTTCGACTACAGCGCCTGCCTCGGCGTCAGCGCCGCCTACCAGGCCAGCGACCACCCGGCCGCCGACTACGCGAAGGCCGTCATGCAGGTGGCCGCCGCCGGTACCGGTGTCCGCGTCTCGGACGGCTCCACCAACGTCCTGCCCGTCGGCACGACCGCGAAGGTCCACGACGCCTGGCGCCTGCACTACGGCCTCACCCGCCGCGCCCTGGCCCGGGCCTACTACCAGGGCTGGGACATGCACCCGGGCCACATCCCGACCCGCTACGCCGCGGTCTTCGCCTTCTACCGCGAGGGCTTCGAGTCGGCCGCCGCGCGCCTGGCCGCCTACGCCGGTCACCACGAGGGCGGCGACGTCGCGGACGAGCCAGCCACCGCCAAGGCGCTCGCCGGCTATCTGCTGCGCGGCCTGGACTGCGGCGCCCTCGACACGGGCGAGGTCACCCGCATCACGGGCCTCACGCTGGCCCGCCTCCAGGGATTCGCGGGCCCGCGCCGCGGCGACCTGACCGCGCAGGAACGGTGA
- a CDS encoding flavin reductase family protein: MTATPDLRTATTASPDLLRSVFRRHAAGVAVITARGAAPVGFTATSLTSVSAEPPVISFGIGLGASSWPVVSEAGHIGVHILGEHQQDLAATFAKSGADRFGDPTRWYEGPEGVPVLEGVLAWLVCRVIARVPAGDHRIVLAEAVTGDPAGTGRPLVYHQGRFNGLRD; the protein is encoded by the coding sequence ATGACGGCCACGCCCGATCTCCGCACCGCCACGACCGCATCGCCCGACCTGCTGCGCTCGGTCTTCCGCCGGCACGCGGCCGGAGTCGCCGTGATCACCGCCCGCGGCGCCGCCCCCGTGGGCTTCACCGCCACCTCCCTGACGTCCGTGTCGGCCGAACCCCCCGTCATCTCGTTCGGTATCGGCCTGGGCGCCTCCAGTTGGCCCGTCGTCTCCGAGGCCGGACACATCGGCGTGCACATACTCGGCGAGCACCAGCAGGATCTGGCCGCCACGTTCGCGAAGAGCGGAGCCGACCGCTTCGGGGACCCCACGCGCTGGTACGAGGGCCCGGAGGGCGTGCCCGTACTCGAAGGCGTCCTGGCCTGGCTGGTGTGCCGCGTGATCGCACGCGTGCCCGCCGGTGACCACCGCATCGTGCTCGCCGAGGCCGTCACCGGAGACCCCGCGGGGACCGGCCGGCCGCTCGTCTACCACCAGGGCCGCTTCAACGGTCTGCGCGACTAG
- a CDS encoding RNA-guided endonuclease InsQ/TnpB family protein has product MKLVVRVKLLPTPVQAAALEATLNACNEAATWAASVAFENEARRPLELRKHTYAEVRERWGLGAQAAQHAIKKTCDAYTTLKANLRNGRYGRPGSRRHARASGKPVVFRPQAAQPYDDRMLSWQHQARTVSIWTTAGRLKGVAFTGQAEQLEVLAAHRKGESDLVCQGGKWFLIATCEIAEAAPNTQPVGFLGVDLGIVNIAVTSDGARHCGRRVNRKRERDRKLRSKLQKKQTKSAKRRAKRHAGKEARRAKDINHKISKRIVAEAERTGRGIALETLTGIRERARLRKPQRTTLHSWPFAQLGSFIAYKAKRAGVPVVYVDPAYTSQECSQCHHIARANRPSQARFACRSCGFVEHADYNASHNIAHRGWYVWVCGAQSTAPELTLIA; this is encoded by the coding sequence GTGAAGCTGGTGGTGCGGGTGAAGCTGCTGCCGACGCCCGTACAGGCGGCGGCACTTGAGGCGACCCTGAACGCTTGCAACGAGGCCGCCACGTGGGCCGCGTCCGTCGCGTTCGAGAACGAGGCGCGACGTCCGCTGGAGCTGCGCAAGCACACCTATGCCGAGGTCCGGGAGCGGTGGGGGCTTGGCGCGCAGGCCGCCCAGCATGCGATCAAGAAGACCTGCGATGCCTACACCACCTTGAAGGCGAACCTGCGTAACGGCCGGTACGGGCGGCCCGGTTCCAGGCGGCACGCCCGCGCCTCGGGCAAGCCGGTCGTCTTCCGGCCCCAGGCGGCTCAGCCGTACGACGACCGGATGCTGTCCTGGCAGCACCAGGCACGCACGGTGTCGATCTGGACCACCGCGGGCCGGCTGAAGGGCGTGGCGTTCACCGGGCAGGCCGAGCAGTTGGAGGTGCTGGCTGCGCACCGCAAGGGTGAGTCCGACCTGGTGTGCCAGGGCGGGAAGTGGTTCTTGATCGCGACGTGCGAGATCGCCGAAGCCGCCCCGAACACCCAGCCGGTCGGGTTCCTCGGGGTGGACCTGGGGATCGTGAACATCGCGGTCACCTCCGACGGGGCCCGACACTGCGGTCGCCGCGTCAACCGCAAGCGGGAACGGGATCGCAAGCTGCGTTCCAAGCTGCAGAAGAAGCAGACCAAGTCCGCCAAGCGGCGGGCGAAGAGGCATGCGGGCAAGGAAGCCCGGCGCGCCAAGGACATCAACCACAAGATCAGCAAGCGGATCGTGGCGGAGGCTGAACGCACCGGTCGCGGGATCGCCCTGGAGACACTCACGGGCATCCGCGAGCGGGCACGGCTGAGAAAGCCCCAACGCACCACGCTCCACTCCTGGCCCTTCGCCCAGCTCGGCTCGTTCATCGCCTACAAGGCGAAGCGGGCCGGGGTGCCGGTCGTCTACGTCGACCCGGCCTACACCAGCCAGGAATGCTCGCAGTGTCATCACATCGCACGCGCGAACCGGCCCTCCCAGGCCCGGTTCGCGTGCAGGTCCTGCGGCTTCGTTGAGCACGCGGACTACAACGCGTCCCACAACATCGCCCACCGCGGGTGGTACGTGTGGGTCTGCGGGGCTCAGTCAACGGCCCCTGAACTCACCCTCATAGCGTGA
- a CDS encoding IS1380 family transposase: MQGIGSRPKLHVSADGAGVVGHAGARLLADLADATGLTSAYSTALGPLRRRGTGHAPGRIATDLAVMLADGGEAITDLAVLRDQGEVFGSVASTPTAWRLLADIDETGLARLRAARALAREVAWLQAAETRCAIPAVKAGGRELPGLVLDIDATLVTCHSEKEAAAPTYKGGFGFHPLVCFLANTGEAMSGRLRPGNAGANTAADHIAVLDDALAQIPDAQRHGTDILVRTDSAGSAKAFLAHVRNMRTRGIRTFFSVGHAVTEPVRRAIRALPEQVWHPALDQDGTLRAGAAVAELTGTVDLAGYPDGTRIIVRRERPHPGAQLSLFDQDEGLRHQVFLTDTPFASGGSAQFLEVRHRGHATVEDHIRCGKTTGFGRFPSRHFPVNAAWLELSLAAIDLLTWTRVLLLDGELAAAEPKKLRYRILHVAARITRGGRRLRLRISATWPWRHELTAAFHRLAALPRPAT; the protein is encoded by the coding sequence GTGCAGGGTATCGGTTCGCGTCCCAAGCTTCATGTCTCTGCTGACGGTGCCGGGGTGGTTGGTCACGCCGGGGCACGGTTGTTGGCTGATCTTGCCGATGCCACCGGACTGACCAGCGCGTACTCCACTGCGTTGGGGCCACTTCGGCGACGCGGCACTGGCCACGCCCCGGGCCGGATCGCCACCGATCTCGCGGTGATGCTCGCTGATGGCGGGGAAGCCATCACGGATCTGGCCGTGCTGCGGGACCAGGGCGAGGTGTTCGGCTCGGTCGCCTCGACACCGACTGCCTGGCGACTGCTCGCCGACATCGACGAGACCGGGCTCGCTCGGCTGCGAGCGGCCCGCGCCCTGGCACGAGAGGTTGCCTGGCTGCAGGCCGCCGAGACCCGCTGCGCAATACCGGCCGTGAAGGCCGGCGGGAGGGAACTGCCCGGCCTGGTCCTGGACATCGACGCCACGCTGGTGACCTGCCACTCCGAGAAAGAGGCGGCCGCACCCACCTATAAGGGCGGCTTCGGCTTCCACCCTCTGGTGTGTTTCCTGGCCAACACAGGCGAGGCCATGTCCGGGCGCCTTCGGCCCGGTAACGCCGGAGCCAACACCGCCGCCGATCACATCGCGGTGCTGGACGACGCTCTTGCTCAGATCCCCGACGCCCAACGGCATGGCACCGACATCCTCGTCCGCACCGACAGCGCCGGATCGGCGAAAGCCTTCCTTGCCCACGTCCGGAACATGCGGACCCGAGGAATCCGCACCTTCTTCTCGGTCGGACACGCGGTCACCGAGCCAGTCCGCCGCGCGATCAGGGCCCTGCCCGAGCAGGTCTGGCACCCCGCTCTGGACCAGGACGGGACGCTGCGTGCCGGCGCCGCGGTCGCCGAGCTGACCGGCACGGTCGACCTTGCCGGCTATCCGGACGGCACCCGCATCATCGTGCGCCGCGAGCGACCGCACCCCGGAGCCCAACTGTCCCTGTTCGACCAGGACGAGGGCCTGCGGCATCAGGTCTTCCTCACCGACACCCCGTTCGCCAGCGGCGGCTCCGCCCAGTTCCTGGAGGTCCGCCACCGCGGGCATGCCACCGTCGAGGACCACATCCGGTGCGGCAAAACCACCGGCTTCGGCCGCTTCCCCTCCCGCCACTTCCCAGTCAACGCCGCATGGCTTGAACTCAGCCTCGCGGCGATCGACCTCCTCACCTGGACCCGCGTCCTCCTGCTGGACGGCGAACTCGCCGCTGCCGAACCCAAGAAACTGCGCTACCGAATCCTGCACGTCGCCGCCCGGATCACCCGCGGCGGCCGCCGCCTGCGCTTGCGGATATCGGCGACCTGGCCCTGGAGACATGAACTCACGGCCGCATTCCACCGCCTGGCCGCCCTGCCTCGCCCCGCCACCTGA
- a CDS encoding LacI family DNA-binding transcriptional regulator → MDRTARRPDSRYGNRPTMKDVAARAGVGLKTVSRVVNGEPGVTPDTERRVQEAIEALGFRRNDSARVLRKGRTASIGLVLEDLADPFYGPLSRAVEEVARAHGALLINGSSAEDPEREQELVLALCARRVDGLVVIPAGDDHRYLEPEIAAGVATVFVDRPAGKIDADVVLSDSFGGARDGVAHLIAHGHRRIGFIGDQPRIHTAAERLRGYRAAMEDAGTVVEDAWMSLGVTDPERVRRAAEEMLAGPEPVTAIFAGNNRVTVTVVRVLSEVTRPVALVGFDDIELGDLLRPGVTVVAQDAAQLGRTAAERLFRQLDGLSVAPERIELPTRLITRGSGELPPAD, encoded by the coding sequence GTGGACCGCACCGCCCGCCGCCCCGACAGCCGTTACGGCAACCGCCCGACCATGAAGGACGTCGCGGCGCGCGCCGGGGTGGGGCTCAAGACGGTGTCCCGCGTCGTGAACGGCGAGCCGGGAGTCACCCCCGACACCGAGCGCCGCGTCCAGGAGGCCATCGAGGCCCTGGGCTTCCGCCGCAACGACAGCGCGCGCGTCCTGCGCAAGGGCAGGACCGCGAGTATCGGCCTGGTGCTCGAAGACCTGGCCGACCCGTTCTACGGGCCCCTGAGCCGCGCCGTCGAAGAGGTCGCCCGCGCCCATGGCGCGCTGCTCATCAACGGGTCGAGCGCCGAGGACCCGGAGCGCGAGCAGGAACTCGTCCTCGCGCTCTGCGCACGCCGGGTGGACGGGCTCGTGGTGATCCCGGCCGGTGACGACCACCGCTATCTCGAGCCCGAGATCGCAGCCGGTGTCGCGACCGTGTTCGTCGACCGTCCTGCCGGGAAGATCGACGCGGACGTGGTCCTGTCCGACAGCTTCGGGGGCGCCCGTGACGGCGTCGCGCATCTGATCGCGCACGGCCACCGCCGTATCGGCTTCATCGGTGACCAGCCGCGCATCCACACCGCCGCCGAGCGTCTGCGCGGCTACCGGGCCGCGATGGAGGACGCCGGGACAGTCGTCGAGGACGCGTGGATGTCGCTCGGTGTGACCGATCCGGAGCGGGTGCGGCGCGCCGCGGAGGAGATGCTCGCGGGGCCCGAGCCGGTCACGGCGATCTTCGCGGGCAACAACCGTGTGACGGTCACCGTCGTCCGCGTCCTTTCGGAGGTGACGCGCCCGGTGGCGCTGGTCGGCTTCGACGACATCGAGCTGGGCGATCTGCTGCGCCCGGGCGTGACCGTCGTCGCGCAGGACGCCGCACAGCTGGGCCGCACGGCCGCCGAGCGGCTCTTCCGGCAGCTCGACGGGCTGTCGGTGGCGCCGGAGCGGATCGAGCTGCCGACCCGGCTGATCACGCGCGGCTCGGGCGAACTGCCCCCGGCCGACTGA
- a CDS encoding ROK family protein, with amino-acid sequence MQTDLVAALDIGGTKIAGALVDDHGRILLRAQRPTPAKEHGDTVMRAVEDVLRELTAAPLWVRARAVGIGSAGPVDASTGTVSPVNVPGWRDFPLVDRVRAVTGGLPVDLVGDGVAMTAAEHWQGAAQGHDNALCMVVSTGVGGGLILGGKLHPGPTGNAGHIGHISVDLDGDSCPCGARGCVERIASGPNIARRALDSGWRPGADGDVSAAAVAAAARAGDKVAMASFERAAQALAAGIAATATLVEIDIAVIGGGVAKAGEVLFAPLRRSLRDYATLSFVQRLTVAPARMGTDAGLVGAAAAALTRDRDVSAL; translated from the coding sequence ATGCAGACCGACCTCGTCGCCGCGCTCGACATCGGCGGCACCAAGATCGCCGGGGCCCTGGTGGACGACCACGGCCGCATCCTGCTGCGCGCGCAGCGGCCGACTCCGGCCAAGGAGCACGGGGACACGGTGATGCGGGCCGTCGAGGACGTACTGCGCGAGCTGACCGCCGCGCCGCTGTGGGTGCGGGCGCGGGCCGTGGGCATCGGGAGCGCGGGTCCGGTGGACGCCTCCACCGGCACGGTGAGCCCCGTCAACGTGCCGGGCTGGCGCGACTTCCCGCTCGTGGACCGGGTCCGCGCGGTCACCGGTGGCCTGCCCGTCGATCTGGTCGGCGACGGCGTGGCCATGACGGCCGCCGAGCACTGGCAGGGCGCGGCGCAAGGCCATGACAACGCGCTGTGCATGGTCGTCTCCACCGGCGTCGGCGGCGGCCTGATCCTCGGCGGCAAGCTGCACCCGGGCCCCACGGGCAACGCGGGCCACATCGGCCACATCAGCGTGGATCTGGACGGGGACTCGTGCCCGTGCGGGGCGCGCGGCTGCGTGGAGCGGATCGCGAGCGGGCCGAACATCGCGCGCCGCGCGCTGGACAGCGGCTGGCGTCCCGGCGCGGACGGCGACGTGTCGGCCGCGGCGGTGGCGGCGGCCGCGCGCGCGGGCGACAAGGTGGCCATGGCCTCGTTCGAACGCGCCGCCCAGGCGCTGGCCGCGGGCATCGCCGCGACGGCCACGCTCGTGGAGATCGACATCGCGGTGATCGGCGGCGGAGTGGCGAAGGCGGGAGAAGTCCTCTTCGCGCCCCTGCGCCGCTCGCTGCGTGACTACGCGACGCTGTCGTTCGTGCAGCGCCTCACGGTGGCCCCGGCCCGCATGGGCACGGACGCGGGCCTCGTCGGAGCGGCAGCGGCTGCGCTCACGCGCGACCGGGACGTGTCGGCACTCTGA
- a CDS encoding electron transfer flavoprotein subunit beta/FixA family protein, producing MSLRIVVTVKYVPDATGDRHFADDLTVDRDDVDGLLSELDEYAVEQALQIADEADDAEITVLTVGPEDAKDALRKALSMGADKAIHVEDDDLHGTDIVGTSLVLAKAIEKAGFDLVVSGMASTDGTAGVVPALLAERLGVPQVTLLSQVSVEDGVVKGRRDGDTASEQVEASLPAVVSVTDQSGEARYPSFKGIMAAKKKPVTSWDLSDLDIEAEEVGLEGAWTTVDSAAERPARSAGTIVKDEGEGGKQLAEFLAGQKFI from the coding sequence GTGAGCTTGAGGATCGTTGTCACCGTGAAGTATGTGCCGGATGCGACGGGGGACCGGCATTTCGCTGATGACCTGACGGTGGACCGTGATGATGTGGACGGGCTGCTGTCGGAGCTGGACGAGTACGCGGTCGAGCAGGCGTTGCAGATCGCGGACGAGGCGGACGATGCGGAGATCACCGTGTTGACGGTGGGTCCGGAGGACGCGAAGGACGCGTTGCGCAAGGCGTTGTCGATGGGCGCGGACAAGGCGATCCATGTCGAGGACGACGATCTGCACGGCACGGACATCGTGGGCACGTCGCTGGTGCTGGCGAAGGCGATCGAGAAGGCCGGCTTCGATCTGGTGGTCTCCGGTATGGCGTCCACGGACGGCACGGCGGGTGTGGTGCCGGCGCTGCTGGCGGAGCGTCTGGGTGTGCCGCAGGTGACGCTGTTGTCGCAGGTGTCGGTCGAGGACGGTGTGGTCAAGGGGCGCCGTGACGGCGACACCGCCTCGGAGCAGGTGGAGGCGTCCCTGCCGGCGGTGGTGTCGGTGACCGACCAGTCGGGCGAGGCGCGTTACCCCTCGTTCAAGGGGATCATGGCGGCGAAGAAGAAGCCGGTCACCTCCTGGGACCTGTCCGATCTGGACATCGAGGCCGAGGAAGTGGGCCTGGAGGGTGCCTGGACGACGGTCGATTCCGCGGCTGAGCGTCCGGCGCGCAGTGCGGGCACGATCGTCAAGGACGAGGGCGAGGGCGGCAAGCAGCTCGCCGAGTTCCTCGCGGGCCAGAAGTTCATCTGA
- a CDS encoding electron transfer flavoprotein subunit alpha/FixB family protein, which produces MAEVLVYVDHVDGAVRKPTLELLTLARRLGEPVALAIGAGAADTAATLAEHGATRVLTHDASEYADYLVVPKVDALQAAYNAVSPAAVLVPSSAEGKEIAARLAVRIGSGVITDATDLTAGDSGPVATQSAFAASFTTTTRVAKGTPVITVKPNSAPVESAPAAGAVETLDVSFSDQARGTKVTARTARESTGRPDLTEAAIVVSGGRGVNGAENFAIIEALADSLGAAVGASRAAVDAGWYPHSNQVGQTGKSVSPQLYIANGISGAIQHRAGMQTSKTIVAVNKDAEAPIFDLVDYGVVGDLFDVVPQLTEEIKTRKG; this is translated from the coding sequence ATGGCTGAAGTTCTGGTCTACGTCGATCACGTGGACGGTGCCGTCCGCAAGCCCACCCTTGAACTGCTGACCCTGGCCCGCCGTCTGGGCGAGCCCGTCGCGCTGGCGATCGGTGCCGGCGCCGCCGACACCGCCGCGACCCTCGCCGAACACGGCGCGACCCGCGTCCTGACGCACGACGCGTCCGAGTACGCCGACTATCTGGTCGTGCCGAAGGTGGATGCGCTGCAGGCCGCCTACAACGCGGTGTCCCCGGCCGCCGTGTTGGTGCCGTCCTCGGCGGAGGGCAAGGAGATCGCGGCGCGTCTGGCGGTACGGATCGGGTCGGGTGTCATCACCGACGCCACCGACCTGACGGCCGGTGACTCGGGTCCGGTCGCCACCCAGTCGGCGTTCGCCGCCTCCTTCACCACCACCACCCGGGTGGCCAAGGGCACCCCGGTCATCACCGTCAAGCCCAACAGTGCCCCGGTCGAGTCCGCCCCGGCCGCCGGTGCGGTCGAGACGCTGGACGTGTCGTTCTCCGACCAGGCCAGGGGCACGAAGGTCACCGCGCGCACGGCGCGTGAGTCGACCGGGCGTCCCGACCTGACCGAGGCCGCGATCGTGGTCTCCGGCGGACGTGGCGTCAACGGCGCCGAGAACTTCGCGATCATCGAGGCCCTCGCCGACTCCCTCGGCGCGGCGGTCGGCGCTTCCCGCGCCGCGGTCGACGCGGGCTGGTACCCGCACTCCAACCAGGTCGGCCAGACCGGCAAGAGTGTCTCCCCGCAGCTCTACATCGCCAACGGCATCTCCGGCGCGATCCAGCACCGGGCCGGCATGCAGACCTCGAAGACCATCGTCGCGGTCAACAAGGACGCCGAAGCCCCGATCTTCGACCTCGTCGACTACGGCGTCGTCGGCGACCTCTTCGACGTCGTCCCCCAGCTCACCGAGGAAATCAAGACCCGCAAGGGCTGA